The proteins below come from a single Streptomyces sp. M92 genomic window:
- a CDS encoding NAD-dependent epimerase/dehydratase family protein, whose amino-acid sequence MRVLVTGGAGFIGSHVVDALREHGHDAVCFDVREDPGDDVRDPAAVARALTGVDAVCHQAAMVGLGTGFADAAEYVSRNDLGTAVLLAAMAEAGVRRLVLAGSMVVYGEGRYGCPRHGVVRPGPRAVADLAAGRFEPPCPVCGADLVPGLVGEDAPADPRNVYATTKLTQEHLAAAWARATGATAVSLRYHNVYGPRMPRDTPYAGVASFFRSALARGEAPRVFEDGCQRRDFVHVRDVAAANVAALTVRRPGGGLVAYNTGSGEPHTVGEMAGALAAAYGGPEPVVTGEYRLGDVRHITADSARLRNETGWRPLVGFAEGMREFARAELRRP is encoded by the coding sequence ATGCGCGTACTGGTCACCGGCGGTGCCGGGTTCATCGGGTCCCACGTCGTCGATGCCCTGCGGGAGCACGGGCACGATGCCGTCTGCTTCGATGTGCGCGAGGATCCCGGCGACGACGTGCGTGACCCGGCGGCCGTGGCGCGGGCCCTGACGGGGGTGGACGCCGTGTGCCACCAGGCGGCGATGGTCGGGCTCGGCACCGGGTTCGCCGACGCCGCGGAGTACGTCTCGCGCAACGACCTCGGCACCGCCGTACTGCTCGCCGCGATGGCCGAGGCGGGCGTGCGGCGGCTCGTGCTGGCCGGGTCGATGGTCGTGTACGGGGAAGGGCGCTACGGCTGTCCGCGGCACGGGGTGGTGCGGCCGGGTCCGCGCGCGGTGGCCGACCTGGCGGCGGGACGCTTCGAGCCCCCGTGCCCGGTGTGCGGTGCGGACCTGGTGCCGGGGCTGGTCGGTGAGGACGCCCCGGCCGATCCGCGCAACGTGTACGCGACCACCAAACTGACCCAGGAACACCTGGCCGCCGCCTGGGCCAGGGCGACCGGCGCTACGGCGGTGTCGCTGCGCTACCACAACGTGTACGGGCCCCGGATGCCCCGTGACACCCCGTATGCCGGTGTCGCCTCCTTCTTCCGCTCCGCGCTCGCGCGCGGCGAGGCTCCGCGGGTCTTCGAGGACGGGTGTCAGCGCCGGGACTTCGTGCACGTGCGGGACGTGGCCGCGGCGAACGTCGCCGCGCTGACGGTCCGGAGGCCGGGCGGCGGCCTCGTCGCCTACAACACCGGCAGCGGTGAGCCGCACACGGTCGGGGAGATGGCCGGTGCCCTGGCGGCGGCGTACGGCGGGCCGGAACCCGTCGTCACCGGCGAGTACCGTCTGGGCGACGTACGCCACATCACCGCGGACTCCGCGCGGCTGCGGAACGAGACGGGGTGGCGGCCTCTGGTCGGGTTCGCCGAGGGCATGCGGGAGTTCGCGCGGGCCGAGTTGCGCCGGCCCTGA